ATGGTATTGCGGTAGGCATTGATAAAATAAATGGACCGCGTGGAGCGGGAGAAGTGGTGTTGTACCAGCCTACTTATGGCGCAACCACCAATCAGAATGCTTGGGGAATGGAGCTTACAGTTGTTGGCAATAAGGTAACCAACGTCGTGGCGATTGCATACGATCCCAACACAGGGGCTTATCTTAATAACAACTCCTCCATTCCATCGGATGGATATGTACTGTCGATTCAATCGGCAAGTCCATTCTATAACCAACTAGCGGGTCAAGTGCGTATTGGTGCAGAGGTTGAGCTCGTGACGGATAGTTTAATTTACCAAGCGGCTAGAACCTCGTTTGATGCATTTAATCCGAAAGTAAAAGAAGATAATCCCGGAGGCTGGGACAATGTTGACAATGTGCCTTATCCAGGATTTCGTGGATTGGATCAGTTGATCGTCTATGATCATAATTATGGCGAGGAGACTGGCACGAACCCATGGGGCAATGAAGTGATTGTTAATGCGGACGGATATGTGACGAACAATGGCGGGAACAACAGTAAAATTCCTGAAGGCGGCTATGTATTATCCGGTCATGGGGTTAAAAACACATGGTTAAAGAATAACGCACTGGTCGGAGCCAAATTGAGTCTAGATTTTGCTAAAAAACAAGTGTTGGTTATTTTTACGCCGGAATCTTACTTAGATAAAGCATCGATAAGTATCGATAGCGCAGAGAAGGCGCTCCAGTTATCCAAGAATCAATTTATGGATGTTCCTTATGCCGAAATTGAACAGGAGATCGTAGAGGCAAAGGGCGTTTATGAATTGGCTAAACAGCGACTAAATGAAAGCGGTACCAACGGATTAATGGATTTACTGAATGACTTGGATCAGAAAGTTACGGATGCAAGCTATATGAATTTTGAGTCTCCGAAAGTACAAACTCGAGGTCTCTGGATGCGGCCGAAGGAGAAGAACTTAGAGCAGGTTCGAGATCATGTGAAGAAAATCAAAGAGACCGGTATCAATGCCATCTATCTAGAAACGTGGTGGGATGGATATACCACTTGGCCAACGTCTTTACCAGATACCGAATTAAATCCTTTGTATGAAGGCTTTGATGTACTTGGAGCATTTATTGAGGAAGGCAAGAAACAGGGGATTGAAATTCATGCCTGGGTGGAGAACTTCTTTGTCGGCGGACCGGTTGTGGTGAATCATCCCGATTGGCGTTTGATAAGCAGACAAGGTATTGATTATGAAGTGGGCATTAACAATGCCAAGTGGTATTGGCTAAATCCAGCACTCCCGCAAGCTAGAGATTTCGTTGCTTCTGTATACGATGAACTCGTCACGAAATATGACATAGCTTCACTGCATTTGGATTATGCGAGGTATCCAGGGTCCGGAGATTACACGAATGATTTTGGTTACGACACGTATACCCGCAATTTGTTCAGCGAGAAATATGGCGTTGATCCGCTTGACCTTCATCCAGGAGATCGCTACTGGGATGAATGGCTACAATTCCGTGCGGACATTATCAATACCTGGGTCGTTCGGGTAGTTAACGAGGCGCATCAAATCAAACCCAAGCTACAAATTACAACTGCGGTATGGCCGAACTATGATGAAGCACCGAAATCGCACGCACAAGAAGCAAAATACTGGTTAGATCATAATTTAATCGATCACTTGTTCCATATGTCTTATGCTCCGGGTTCGGAATTAACAGTAACTGACTTGAGAAACTCCATGGCATTAGCAGGGGACAATGCGTTCGTCTCATCGGGTCTAGACACGTTCCAAGGCAATCCTACATCGGCTGTTGTGGATCAAATTAACGAAGCGACAAAGAATGATGGAGCTGGATCCGGATTATTCGAGTTCGAAGGACTTTTCAATTATAAGTATGACAAGGTGCTGAAGATTGGGGTGTTTCGTAATGAGGCAATTTTGCCTCAATATGATACGACCAAGCCGCTAGCGACCGTGATGGAAGAAATGATCCGTAAAATCAATGAGATTTACGTTCCTTTCCAAGGGATGAGCCGTAAGGACGGCGAGAAACTAATACAGAAACTTGAATCTGCTGTAAAAGATCTACATGTGAATCCCAATATGACGGATGAGACTGCAAGTGACGTGAAACAGAAGATCGACAGCATAAGCAAACTTCTTGCAAGCAACTCGATTAATACAGAAGTAAAGAATCGAATGAAGCATGATTTGGACTATGGCAGTAAAATGATAGACGTCTATTTCTCCAAAACAGCGAAAACGCAATTAAGTAAATTGACGGTGAGCTCGGGGAAGAAGTTAATGAAGTTAACGCCTTCCTTCACACCATCGACGTATGATTACAAGGTAAAGGTCGGTCATTCGTTTACGCAGGTAAACATTACGGCGAGTACAAGTAATCAGAATTCAGTTATTTCCGTGGATGGCAAGCATGTTGAAAATGATTCGGTCATTCCCGTACAACTTAAAGTGGGATCGAATCTGGTTACGTTACAAGTGATGTCCGAAGATGGATTAATGAAAAACTACACGGTAACGATTCAGCGCGCTGGTAATGATAAAGGGAACCACGAAGAATAACGACAGAGTTGAAATTGCAATATTTAAGCTTCATCAATTCCTAATGAATTCACGGGGGGCCGCAGATCAATTTGGCACCCCGAATTTTAAAAATTATATAGTTGAGGTGATCCCAATATGAGTATATCCATGGAAAAAGGTGCAAATGTGTTGTGGGTTGATTTTATCGCGAATGGGGTTCGACTAGCGGATCGTGCAGAGAGGCAGCGCCTTGTTAACAATGCGAAGCAAGCTGGAGTAACCCACTTGGTGGTGGATGCCAAAATCCCCTATGGACATACGACATTCCCAAGTTCTTATGCTTATCATGTAAGTTGCTGGTCGGACGGACGTTATCACGTATGGGAAGGAAGAGACTTTCTTGCGGAAATGATAGAGGAAGCGAGTGTTGTCGGGCTTCAAGTCATTGCCAATATGGATGTATTCGCTGAAGGTACGACGCATTCAAGAGACGGTATCGCTTATGACAAGAAGGATTGGCAGGTCATGCTTTATAATCCGAGTCTTTCTTCGGAATCGGTTGCAGCTGAAAATGCGGATGATGATACGATTTTTGT
Above is a window of Paenibacillus uliginis N3/975 DNA encoding:
- a CDS encoding family 10 glycosylhydrolase; translation: MRLKNTLSFILCFVLIFSGMTLSVSADEAITAKASNGNTISITAVNRAIGASDEMILFTRENSSKLTDSNPYAAAAVVDYHEGTYSVTDVTYREGAVQIPTNGFVLFGHGSSEQWIKDNMSPGDPVEIVGYTLPVPVVGGPQLITEQGNIPIDVVDQDQPTNTIAVYTRHFGEMTRPFSEDTVQYIITNEVSVVKSTYDVHGQSGTYIPANGYVISASGNAASSLNLVVGQSVQAINVDIPILPSKYLKVNGIAVGIDKINGPRGAGEVVLYQPTYGATTNQNAWGMELTVVGNKVTNVVAIAYDPNTGAYLNNNSSIPSDGYVLSIQSASPFYNQLAGQVRIGAEVELVTDSLIYQAARTSFDAFNPKVKEDNPGGWDNVDNVPYPGFRGLDQLIVYDHNYGEETGTNPWGNEVIVNADGYVTNNGGNNSKIPEGGYVLSGHGVKNTWLKNNALVGAKLSLDFAKKQVLVIFTPESYLDKASISIDSAEKALQLSKNQFMDVPYAEIEQEIVEAKGVYELAKQRLNESGTNGLMDLLNDLDQKVTDASYMNFESPKVQTRGLWMRPKEKNLEQVRDHVKKIKETGINAIYLETWWDGYTTWPTSLPDTELNPLYEGFDVLGAFIEEGKKQGIEIHAWVENFFVGGPVVVNHPDWRLISRQGIDYEVGINNAKWYWLNPALPQARDFVASVYDELVTKYDIASLHLDYARYPGSGDYTNDFGYDTYTRNLFSEKYGVDPLDLHPGDRYWDEWLQFRADIINTWVVRVVNEAHQIKPKLQITTAVWPNYDEAPKSHAQEAKYWLDHNLIDHLFHMSYAPGSELTVTDLRNSMALAGDNAFVSSGLDTFQGNPTSAVVDQINEATKNDGAGSGLFEFEGLFNYKYDKVLKIGVFRNEAILPQYDTTKPLATVMEEMIRKINEIYVPFQGMSRKDGEKLIQKLESAVKDLHVNPNMTDETASDVKQKIDSISKLLASNSINTEVKNRMKHDLDYGSKMIDVYFSKTAKTQLSKLTVSSGKKLMKLTPSFTPSTYDYKVKVGHSFTQVNITASTSNQNSVISVDGKHVENDSVIPVQLKVGSNLVTLQVMSEDGLMKNYTVTIQRAGNDKGNHEE